GACAGAGCTGGGAGAGCTGATGCACCACCAGGCTTCAGCCTTTGGCCTGGAGACCCGCCTGGCGGAGGTCACCGGGGTTGAGCCGGGGGGTGAAATCAGGGAGGTCCTTACCGACCACGGTAGCTTTCAGGCCCGGTCCCTTATCATCGCCTCCGGTTCCGAGCACCGCAAGCTCTCCGTCCCGGGGGAGGAGAGGCTCCTGGGCAGAGGGGTCAGCTACTGCGCCACCTGTGATGCCCCCTTCTACCAGGGGAAGGAGGTGGCGGTGGTGGGGGGTGGGGATGTCGCCATCACCGATGCCCTCTACCTGGCCAGGTTCGCCTCCCGCATCTATGGGGTCCACCGCCGCCGGGAACTGCGGGCTGTGGCCCTCCTCCAGGAGAGGGCCTTCGCCGAGCCCCGATTAAGCTTCATCTGGGACAGCGTGGTGGAGGAGGTCCTGGGGGGGGAGGAGGTGGAGGGCCTCCGCCTCCGGGATGTCAAGGCCGGCCAGTCCTCCCTGCTGGAGGTCCAGGGGGTCTTTGTGGCCATAGGCCAGGAACCCAATACCGCCTTCCTGAAGGGCAAACTCCATCTCACCCCCACCGGACATATCCCCACCAACGGCCGTATGGAAACGGCCCTGCCCGGGGTATTTGCCGCCGGGGATGTGCGCCAGGACTCTGCCCGTCAGGCCATCACCGCCGCCGGCGACGGCGCCACCGCCACCATGGCCGCCCTGGCTTTTCTCCGCTCCTAGTGTCGCGTCAGGTTATTTGGGCATCATTCGGGGGTGCAGGGGGCGAAGCCCCCCGCCGGGGGTCTGGGGGTGTCCCCCAGATGCTCTATCCACCCCCTCCCTGCAGGAGAGGGTGGATGCAATTGATACAAGAGCACTGGCCGAGCCCCTACACCTTACTATAGTCCGCCCTCTTGAGAAGAAGGGAGGGGCCACAAGGGCCGACTAGACAGCGGCTGCCCTTGGGCACGTCTCCCCCACCGGAGGCAATGTGCTTTCCCTATCCATGACCTGGGCTCCTGGCTTACCGCCTGCGAATCGGCCCACCCTAAAGGCATTGAGGCGACCCGACCAAGAGACGCATCGTTGTGCCACTCGAGCCCAAACCAACCCCGGTGGCAGTTGGCCAGAGCTCAACCACTAAGCAGCCGTTCTTGTCCGCCCAGGGATTGACACAATTGTGATTGTGTGTAGTGTATACACTGACATAGCTGGGGGCAGACCAATGAAATGCTGCTCGTCGCGCCGGTGGAGAATTCCATCGGCAGCAACTCGCCGTCTCCCCTAGCTATGCGCTACCGTGCCAGATTAGAAGTTGGCCTAGCTCGGCTCAACAGAGTTTCGGGCGGTGTCACATTCCGCTAGAAAGTGCCCTGCGGGCTCACATCTCGTTAGCACGCTGGGATGCTGCTCATCGTGAGTGCGATGCTCGGCTAACATTACCTGACAATGCGAGGAATGTTGCCGCGAGGCGCTGCAGTTTTCCGTAGCGGGAAACACCGCAAGACCTCTTGACTTGGTCGAAGACGTGAGTATTTGGAAGGGCGACCAATGTAGGCAGAGAGAAACCGGCTCCCTGGGCCCAGCTATAGGGTCCTCCTGGGTGGCCGGCTTCTCCCTTGCCGTCAGCCCAGCCCGCCGCCTTTATTTGCCCGGGGTTAGCGCACCCTACTCACCATCCCTATCACACAGGTCCATCCCTGAGGCTGTGGAAATGGGGAGGGGGCTTCCGCCGCTGGCAAGCAGGGTGCCAATCTCGGCCTTTTCCGTGACCATCTGGGGGCTTTCGTACTCCTCCTTCATCGTCATCACCTCCTTTCCTTTAAAAACTGGTATCTCAGGGCTGCCCAGCGGCAGGCGCTGGGGGACGGGCTGGTTAGCTGACCGGTTTCGCTCAGGGCCACGCCCAAGCATTTCCGGCAAAGGGAGGAAAGGGAGCAGTCCCGGCAGCGGGTGAGGTCCTGGGCTGTGAGGGAACGCAGGTATGTCAAGTCAGCCACGGGGCGGGTCCGCCAGATCTCGGCGAAGCTGGCCCGCCGCAGGTTGCCCAGCCGGAGGGGCAT
This genomic stretch from Chloroflexota bacterium harbors:
- the trxB gene encoding thioredoxin-disulfide reductase, which gives rise to MAEPYDVVIIGGGPAGLTAGLYASRSRLKTLLLERGLFGGQIVNATKVENFPGFPRGISGTELGELMHHQASAFGLETRLAEVTGVEPGGEIREVLTDHGSFQARSLIIASGSEHRKLSVPGEERLLGRGVSYCATCDAPFYQGKEVAVVGGGDVAITDALYLARFASRIYGVHRRRELRAVALLQERAFAEPRLSFIWDSVVEEVLGGEEVEGLRLRDVKAGQSSLLEVQGVFVAIGQEPNTAFLKGKLHLTPTGHIPTNGRMETALPGVFAAGDVRQDSARQAITAAGDGATATMAALAFLRS